The DNA window GAGGCCCAGGGTTGGTTTGATACCGACAATCGAATTGGCACTTGACGGACTCAAGATTGAGCCGGATGTTTCCGTACCAACACCGACCACAGCGAAATTCGAAGCAATAGCGGCACCTGTTCCTGAACTCGAACCGCCAACGTCTTCTGCTTTAAAAACACCGACGCCGTATGGATTTAGCACTTGTCCGCCAAGTGAACTATAGCCGCTTGGTCCATCTTGCGACATGAAATACGCCCATTCGCTCATGTTTACTTTGCCGAGAATAATGGCGCCTGCGTTTCGCAATTGCTTAGCGACAAAGGCATCGTCTGTTGCAAAATTGTGTTCGAGTGCAATTGAACCGGCTGTTGTTGGCATCGGGTCTTTTGTTTCGATATTGTCTTTTACTAGCACCGGTATACCGTAAAGCGGCCCTTGGTTATTTTCTCCTCGCTTTTCGTCGAGTTGTGCTGCGATTGTTAACGCGTCCGGATTGATCGTCAAGACGGAATTGATTTTTGGGCCATTCTGGTCGAAAACTTTGATCCGGTCAAGATAAGCTTGGACCAATTCCACGGAGGTGAGTTTATTGTCACGGAAAGCTTGTTGAATGTCTTGGATTGTTGTTTCGTTTAACTGGAATGTATTTGTTTTCATATGTAGGCTCCTCACTAAAATGATGTGCTGATGTTAATTGTACATTAATTCTTAATTTTACATAAAGTATATTGTACTGCTTGGTGTAAACAACAAATCCGAAACCAAAGTGTTTGAGTTTAGAGAGAAGTAAGAGTAATCTGAAAATAGAATTGAGAGGAGTGGGAGTAGATGGAAAAAGCAATTCCAGAAGTGACGTTAAATGACGGAACAACTTTACCCGTTATGGGACTCGGTACATACGGACTGTGGGGCAATGCAGGAGCGAACGCAGTCAGCAGTGGAATCAATGCGGGTTACCGGTTAATCGATACGGCGTATAATTACGAAAACGAAGGAGCGGTCGGCGAAGGCATACGACGCAGCGGCGTTGCGCGTGAAGAGCTATGGGTAACGTCCAAGCTGCCAGGTCGCTACCACACATATGAAAAAGCTTTAGTGGCTATTCAAGAATCGCTGTATCGTTTACAGCTAGATTATTTTGATCTGTATTTGATCCACTGGCCAATGCCCAATCAAGATACTTACGTAGAAGCGTGGCAGGCGTTGATCGATGCGCAGAAATGGGGACTCGTGCGGTCGATTGGTGTCAGCAATTTCTTGCCAGATCATTTAGAGCGCATTATTCAAGAAACGGGAGTGATACCGAGCTTGAACCAAGTGGAATTGCATCCGTTCTTTAACCAAGCACATCAGCGAAAAGTGCACGCGGACCACGGAATCCAAACACAGTCGTGGAGTCCAATTGCCAAAGCCAAAGACATTTTGACGAACGACGCCATTGGAAAAATTGCCGAATCCCACAACAAGACCATTGCTCAAGTGGTATTGCGCTGGCAATATCAAATTGGTTCAGTCTCGATTCCGCGCTCTACTTCGCCCGAGCGTCAGCGTGAAAACTTGGCTATTTTCGATTTTGAGTTAAGCGAAGCCGAAATGACATCAATCTCAGAACTGTCTCGCCCAGACGGCAGATTGTTTGATATGGACCCGGCTACGCATGAAGAATTTTAAGAGAAGGGGATATAAAGTGTTCGAGCCTAATTGGAAGGAATCTGTGCTTATACTCTAGAGATTGCTGCACCTACCAAATCAACATTGTAGGTGTTGCTTTTTTTTGTTTTGTTTGTTCTGATCAATAGGGTGGGAGCTGCTGATAACTTCTGTAATTACAGGATAAGCAAAGTTAGAACTGCTAAAGACATGCGAGTATTACTCCTGTATAATAAATATACTGAATATTTAGTTTTATGGAGGTCGACTTTCGGGAAATCGTGATTTGCTATAGAGGCTCAAAAATTGAATATTTTAGTATGGGCCATTTAGAGAATAGACAGCTTCTTAAGCTATGACTGAGGAGTAGCATAGCAAATAGTCGTGGTCGGGAGGAATAAAAATGAATACTGAAAAAAGATCTCAACGATTTTTCATAGGTTTTGTTTTTATTTGGTCTTTTGTATTTTGGGGAATAGGAATTTTTTTATCGTTAAAAGATGATGTTCAATTGCTTGAAAACATGGAAGTGTTACTTGGTATTTTAAATTTAACACTATCAGAAGAATTGCGTACAGTTACCATCTTATATGCTTTAGCTGGGTATGGACCTCTACTTGGCGCAATTTTTATTACACTATTCATACCCGAAACGAGAAGGTATTTTAAAGGTAAATTTAGATTTAATACTCCCTTAAAATATACTTTTCAGATAATTGCTTTATTCGCGGTTATTACCATTGTCCCAGGTGTAACGCTAGTATTTAAGAATGGTTTGGACACTTCGGTCACGTGGTCAACAGTAGCCCTACTACTGCTATTTTTTATCTACCAACTTATTACCGCTGGAACTGAAGAAATTGGCTGGAGAGGATACCTACTGCCATCAATGTTACAGAAATTGACCCCATGGCAGGCAAGTGTGAGGATTGGGGTAATTTGGGCATTGTGGCATACACCTATTATATTATATGTGTTTTATTCACAAGGATTGCCTGTGTTTCAAATCATATTCTCTTTTGCTGGTTTCATCGCAGGAACTATCGCTATGTCGGCCGTCCATACGTATTATTACTTAAAGACTCAAAATGTAGTATTTAATATGTTTATCCATGCCGTCAGCAATACATTTCCGATGTTTGTGGGAATGGTGCTTTCTAGTTCATACGAGGTTTCAGTAGTTACTCAATTATTACTTTGGGTTTTTGTAGGGATCATTATAAAGAAAAATAAAGTTTTCTTTGATACAGTACAAAATTGCTAGCTATTACAATCTTTTGAGATGGCAATCGAGTGTAAGAAAAGCTCAGCAATACACTACTACATTAACTCCGGATATCGCTACGCTTGCTAAAATAATATCGCAGGCGTAGTTTTTCATTTTATTCGTTACTAGAGCTTGCTTAGTATCTGCTGTAAAATGAAAACACGAAATGATTCAGTTTTCAAGATCTTTATAATATAGATTAGTGCAATATTTTTTTAAAAAGAAGGAAATTGAGGGGAGGGGTAATTGATGAACATGAACTTAAATATGTTTAAAAATGACTTCAAAAGAAACCCAGCAGGAAATATCGCTTTAATTTTGTTTATGACATTATCAGTTACGCTTGTAGTAGCTGCAACTATTGTTGTGGTCCAACTTACTACCTCTATGACAGGGATGTATAAAATAGCAGAGCCACCTCATTTTCTACAAATGCACAAAGGAGAGATAGATCAGGAGGCAATTGATGAGTTTACTGTTTCTTATGAGGGGGTTACGTCTTGGCAAACTTCGCCGATGATAAATGTCTATGGTGATGATTTGCGCATTTTGGGAGAACAACCATTTAGTTTAGCTGACTCTAGGTTAGACATCAGCTTAGTTAAACAGAATACAGAAAAAGATCTTTTACTTGATTCAAATAGAAAAGTAATTAATGTCAACAAAGGTGAAATTGGTGTGCCTGTAATTTTCCTTAGCTCTTATGATATCAACATTGGCGACACAATTGAGTATAGCAGTAATGGAATAACCAAGAAATTTAAAGTGACTACTTTTGTTCACGATGCACAAATGAATTCAACACTTGTTTATTCTACAAGAATGCTAATAAGTGATGAGGATTTTGTAGAGCTTTTTGGGAACGTGGGGGAAAGTGAATATCTTATTGAAACGTATTTTACTGATTCCGGTATGGCTTCAGATTTCCAGTCAGCCTATGAAAATGCAGGGCTGCCACAAAATGGACCAGCAGTAACTTATCAAATGATTTTTCTGATCAGCGCATTTACTGACATACTCATGGCTATGATTATAATTTTGGTTAGCCTGTTACTTGTACTAGTTGCTTTGATGTCGATTAAGTATACATTGATGGCCAGTTTAGAAGAAGAAATCGGCGAAATCGGAACGATGAAAGCTATCGGTATGACGCATAGAGATATAAGGGATATCTATCTTAAAAAATACAAGCTAATGATAGCGCTTGGCATAGTAATTGGTTACGTCATTGCTCTTGCACTCGCCAGTTTCTTTACATCACATGTAAGCAATACATTTGGTAAACAACCATTATCAATTTGGACTATTGGGATCCCGATTTTAGCCTGTTTATCTTTGTATGTTATAAGCAATCATTATTGTAAAAAAATACTTAAGAAAATAAAAAAAGTAACTGTCGTAGATGCACTTGTATTCGGAAAAGGGTTTGATCAAAAAAAGCGTGTTCATGATGGGCTTTATAAATCTAAACAGATTCCGATAAATTTGCTTTTAAGTGCAAGAGAGACATTTTATCATTTTAAAGGATTTTTCTTAATTTTTATTTCTATGATGATTGTTACCTCAATCATGATTGTGCCCATGAATCTGTTAAGTACTTTAAAGTCTAAAGATTTCATACCTTATATGGGAAGTTCGATTGGTGATGTATTGGTCGAAATCGATATAGGAGAAAATCTAGAAAACAGATATGCAGCCCTTCATGATCTCATCAAAACTGAAACGGATATTAAAGACTACAGTGAGATTAAAGTCGTACGTGTTGAGACGGCTAACGCCGATAAGCAATGGATGAATTTACGCGTAGGCAGTGGGGATGCTGCAGGAAAAAAACTTAAATACATTGATGGCAAAGAGCCAATAAAAGAAAATGAAATCGCAGTATCAAAACTCAATGCAAATGAGATGGGTAAACAAGCGGGAGATAAAGCAATTTTAAGGTTCAATGGAATAGAGAAGACATTTTTTATTTCTGGAGTTTATCAGGATGTGACAAGTGGAGGGATGACGGCAAAGTCTAAATACAGTTTTGAAGGCGTAAAAGCAGAAAAATATCAATTGATTGTAAATGTAAACGACAAAGTAGATATAGAAGAAAAAGCAGCTGAGTGGAGTAGCGAAATGGGGACAGGTTACGATATCCAACCAATGGAAGAATTGATAGATCAAACATTGGGGGTTGTGTCAAAGCAAGTACAAGTAGCAACAATTGCGGTCATGACAATCGGAATTTTAATGAGTGCATTTATCATTGTCCTCTTTATGAAACTGAGACTTATCAAAGATGCTTCCCAAATAGCAATCATAAAAGCGATAGGTTTCACAAATAAGGACGTAAAAAAACAATATCTTTATAAGATGAGTATGATTTCATTTGCAGGCATAATGAGCGGAACAATTGTTTCAAATATACTTGGAGAAAAAATAATCAGTCTTGCATTTAATATTATGGGACTTGGTATATCTGAATTAACATTTATTGTAAATCTGTGGATTGTATTTTTATTTGTACCACTAGTCCTTCTAATCGTAGCAGCAAGTGTTACGTGGTTTAGTACGAGAAATATAAAAGACTATAATATCATTTCACTAATCAATGAATAGGGGGTGGGTGTATGGTAGATATCTTACAAGTAAAAGGGCTATATAAGGAATTTAACGAAACAAAGATTTTAAAAGGAATCAATTTTTCAGTTAAAGCTGGAGAATTTGTAGCAATCATGGGAAGGTCTGGTTCAGGGAAATCAACGCTGTTATACAACATAAGTGGTATGGATAGAGCAACTAGTGGAGAAATAATATTTGATGGCGAAAACATTTCGAAATTTGATGACGAGAAAATAAGTCACATAAGACTACAAAAAATGGGGTTTATTTTTCAGAAATCACATTTACTTAAAACCCTATCAATACGTGACAATATTGTATTTCCAGGATTTAAAGCAAATAGTGAAAGTAGAGAAAATGTAAATAAATATGCAGAAGAGCTCATGAGAAGAACCGGTATTGATCATGTGGGCAGTCATGATATTAAAGAAGTGTCTGGAGGACAACTTCAACGCGCAGCGATATGTCGTGCAATAATAAATCATCCAAATATAATATTTGGGGATGAACCGACCGGATCACTTAATTCATTAGCGTCAAAAGAAATTATGGATATTCTCAATGAGATTAATAAAACAGGTACGGTCGTCATTTTAGTTACACACGATCCAAAAATCGCAGCTAGAGCAGATCGTGTGATTTTCTTATCGGATGGCAATATTATTGATGAAATTACCCTAGATAAATATGAAGCAGAAAACTTTCTTGAAAGAGAAAATAAAATGGTTAGGTGGCTTGCGGAACAAGTGTTTTAATGAGGATAAACCACAATTGTGCCGTTTTCTGCGATGCGATCATATTACAAAGAATGAGACAATACATTTACTAATAAAACGGCCATGTTAGAAACTACTCAGTTTCCAGCACGGCCGTTTTTATTTTTTATTTCTCCACATTCTTCTCTATTTTCACACTCTCCGGATCGAAAAACTTATCCACTAAATCGTAAATCGTGATCAGCTCATAAAGAATGGTGAATTCGGGTGGGAATTCCGTTGGACGCAGAGCATCGCTTGCGGTGATGTTTTTACTATTGTCCCAAAACAAATCGGTAATATTTTTTAATTGGCATTGGTGCTTTTCGTGATCATAGTCGACCGAGTGTTTTAAGTCGTTTGCGAGCTCTGTGACAGCGTTCATAATAATCTCTCGCTCCGAGGTTGTCCACGTCAACTTATGTAGCGGGATATAAAGTAGGGCATCTAAATGGAATTCTAAATTATGTAAGAAGAGCAATTGCTTTTCTGCCATTTGAAGCTCGGCTTCTCGCTCGCGCACCCACGGGTACAAACTAGATTCGTCTCGCTGAAAATGGATGAGTTTCTCAGTCTTACTAACTTCAGTGATCAGTTCTTTGACGATTAACTTTTCTTCTTGGCGATTTGCATCACTGTCAAAAAGAATCGTTTGGAATGTTTGCTCCAACATATTGCCAGCTCGTTCACTGATCGATTGAATGCTTTTCAAAATGTCTTTTCGGTAGTTAGGTGGAAACACCAGCATATTCACAGCCGTAGACACCAGCAATCCAACGGACGTCGTACCCAGTCGAATAAAGAACGATACTAAAACATGGTCGTGGATAACTTCGACCATAGCGACAGAGGTCAATGTAGCGACTAGTAATCCGGCGTGCAGATTGAGCCGGTAACAAGCTAAAATCGTAGCAACTGCAGCAAGTGTATAAGTAATCGGGGAATTCCCGAAGAGTGAGATAAAGAGAACAGCGAAGGCAGAACCAATGGCAGAAGCCGGGAACCGAACCAGTCCCTTTTTGATCGAATCGCTAACGGTTGGCTCGATGGTCACAATGGCCGTGATAACGGCGAAGACAGGCGGCCAGCCAAACCACAAACAAATTGTCGCGGTCAAAAAGATCGCAATGCCGGTTTTCACAATTCGTCCGCCACTGAAATGAAAAGATCGCATCATGTTGACTTCACCATCTCCTTTCTAAAGTAGTTTTTACTGGTGTCTAGTATAGCATTCCTATCTATAGGATAAAAATTGCGTTTTTGGGTCTGAAACAAGATCCAACGTCTATGACAAGGGACAATTTACACGTAGGTACATTCGCAAGCGTTTCTATGAGATTACTAAAAATAAAGAAATCATTAATTCTCTAGCAACAAAACATTTTTAGCCATACACCAAAAGAAGCCCGCTATAACAGCGAAGCTTCTTTTTTTATTGAATTTATATTCAGAACAATCAAAATTAATGTAGCGTTTTATAAGTAGAATAGTGTACACTCGTTATTAACGGAATGATTAAGGTTTATTTCCTTAAATAAAGGAGCAGGTGACAGCGTTGAAAAAGCAAGCACAAGAGTTGTTTGAAGAGGTTCGCGCATTTAGACGGGATCTTCACGAGAATCCGGAATTGAGTGGCGAAGAAATAGAAACTTCTCTAAAAATACAAAAAAAATTAGATGAATATGGCATCGAGTATTCTACAGGATATGCCAAAACGGGCGTTCTCGGTGTAATTCAAGGTGGTAAGCCAGGAAAGACAGTGGGTTTACGTGCAGATATTGATGCTTTACCGATTTTAGAAAAAGCGGATGTGTCTTTTAAATCTAAATTTGATGGCAAAATGCATGCATGCGGTCATGACGCGCATACGGCCATGTTGCTCGGAGTTGGGAAGTTACTGCATGAGCAGAAAGCTGATATTGCTGGAACGGTGTTATTAATTTTTCAGCCGGCTGAAGAAAATGCGCCTACTGGTGGTTCGGAACAGATGATGGCAGACGGCATTTTTGACCAATACAAACCGGATGTTTTAATAGCGCAGCACGTCTGGCCAGGTCTTCCAGCTGGGCAAGTCGGCGTTATCGACGGAGCCATCATGGGAAATTCTGACCGTTTTCAAGTAACGATTCACGGAGCGGGTGGGCACGCATCAATGCCTCATCAAACTGTTGATGCGATTATTATTGCCACTCAAGTGATGTCTGCGGTCCAAACGATTGTTAGTCGAAACGCAAACCCGATGGATTCAGGTGTTATTACGTTTGGGAAAATTACTGGGGGCTATCGCTATAACGTTGTGGCGGACACGGTTGTGCTTGAAGGAACCATTCGCTCACTCTCAGACGATACGAAAAAACTATTGAAAAAACGATTCCATGAAGTGGTTCAAGGAACTGCTCAAATGATGGGCGGTTCATGTGACATCGATTATTCAGACGGTTATCCAGCGACGATTAATACGAAACGCTGGGCCAAAGTAGTTCGGGAATCGGCAAAACGTCAATTAGGCGACAAGGGCACACCAGAAGTAATCGGAAGCATGGCTGGAGAAGATTTCGGTCGTTTCTTGAAAAAGTACGAAGGGGTTTATTATTGGCTCGGTACTTCAGTTGGTGAAAACCAAAAACCACTCCACGATCCAGGCTTTATGATCGATGAACAAGCGTTGTTGGTTGGCACAGAACTGATGGCGAAAGCAGCGCTTGACGTGCTAGCCGAATTGAATAAATAGGAGGAACAGACATGGCAAATTCCATTGAACAATTCATGGAAGAGATTGAGCCGTACGTGATTAAGCAAAGACGTGAGCGACACCAGTATCCGGAAATTGGCTTTGCGGAATATGTCACGACATATGAGTTGAGCGAACAATTAGTTGGAAAAGGATTTTCTCTTTTTTATGGAACAGAATTTTTAACCAGTGACCAGCGTATGGGTGTTCCGAACAATCAACTACTAAAAGAAAATGAACAGCGAGCACTCGAAATGGGCGTGCCACCTGAGTTTCTTGAAAAGATGAAAGGTGGACATACCGGGTTTGCCGCTGTTCTTGATACAGGCCGACCGGGACCGAATTTTGCTTATCGTTTTGATATTGATGCATTGCCAATTGAAGAAGCCGATTCTTTAGAACATGTGCCAGTACAACAAGGGTTCCGCTCTCAAGTTGCGGGAATGATGCATGCTTGTGGTCATGACGGTCATGCAGCTATTGGGCTCGGACTCGCCAGTTATTTATCGAAAGAAAAAGACAATATGCGTGGCAAGTTCACGATTTTATTCCAACCTGCAGAAGAAGGCGGGCGCGGAGCAAAAGCGATTGTTGATAAAGGGTGGCTGGATCACATTGATTATTTTATGAGTGGCCATGTGGGCATTCATGATTTACCGTCCGGTACAGTCGCAGCGACGACGTCCAAGTTTTTGGCCAGTTCCAAAATCAATGCAAAATTTATTGGCAAGTCGGCGCATTCTGGATTAGAACCTAACGAAGGACGCAATGCATTACTTGCCGCCGCATCGGCCGCTTTACATTTACACAGCATTGCCAATCATAAAGACGGAGCGACGCGTATCAATGTCGGCACCTTGCATGCAGGGGCCGGTCGCAATGTGATTGCAGACAAAGCTTTGATGGAAATCGAGACGCGCGGCGAGACGAACGAATTGGATGCTTACATGCAAAAAAATGCTGAGCGCATCTTACAGGCCAGTGCCGCATTATACGATGTCGAGTTAGAACTTGAACATATGGGTAGATCGGTATCGACAACTGCGGATCATGATTTCGCTAAAATCGTAGAGCAAGCGTGTGTATCGTCAACAAGTTTGAAGATTGTTCCACATTTGGAAATAGGCGCTTCAGAAGATGTGACGTATATGATCGAACGTGTACGCGAACAAGGCGGTAAAGCGACATTTATGATTTTTGCCAGTCCACTTCCTGCCGGTCATCATCATCCACGTTTTGATTATGAAGAAAAAGCTTTGTTAGCTGGATTGGAAACAATTATCCGAACGACAGATTATTTATTGAAGGAGGATGGATTACGTGAATAGCTGGCTAATTGAGCATTTACAGCGGATGAATATGACCGACGCTTTAGTTAGACCAGAAGGGTTTACGCGAGAAGGCTATACGTCAGAAGAAACGAATGCCATTAGAATCTTTAAAGAGATTGCCGGAGAACTCGGCTTAACTGTTAAAGAAGATGCGGTCGGAAATATCATCGCGCGCTGGGAAGTTCCGGGTGGCGAAGAGGCAGCGGTAGCAACTGGTTCTCATCTGGACACGGTGCCAAACGGTGGCGCATTTGACGGCGGGGCAGGTGTTGTCTGTAGCCTCGGCGCAGTTAAATTACTGAAAGAAGCCGATTTCAGTCCAAAGCGACCGATTGAAGTGATTTGTTTCCGTTCGGAAGAATCTTCGCGATTTGGCGTATCAACGATTGGTAGTAAAGCGATGAGCGGGTTATTGGATCCTGCCATTGGAACGCTTAAAGACCAACACGGCATAACGCTTGCAGAAGCTGTTGAAAGCCAAGGTTTTCGCTGGGAAGATTTACTCTCTGCGAAACGTTCAAAAGAAGAATTGAAAAGTTTTGTTGAATTGCATATTGAACAAGGGATGCATATCGTTGAGCATGAAAAAAATTACGGAATCGTCAAAGGCGTGGCTTGTCCGATCCGGTTAGCGGTTACGTTTAATGGCAAAGCGGGACATACCGGCACAACGCCAATGGATCGTAGACAAGATGCTTTGGCAGCAGCTGCTCCTTTTGTTTCGTTTGTTCAAGAAACGGCTCTTCAACTAAATGATGTGTACGAAAAACCACTAGTGGCGACAGTGAGTACATTGACAGCTTCTCCAAATTCGATGAATGTGATTCCGCAAACGGTTACAGCTGGAGTGGATATTCGCAGTGTCGATGATCTTTTGAAAAAGAAAATGGCAGATGCGATACAAAGTGAAGTAGCGCGTATTGAACAAGTAACTGGCGTATCGGTCACTATCGAAGTATTGGTCAACAATCCATCTGTTTTACTCGATGAAACGATAGCGGAGCAGTTGTTTGACGCGGGCAACCAAGAAGCGTATTTGGCACACCGGATGGATAGTGGTGCTGGACACGATGTCATGAATATGGCACAAATGTGGCCGAGCGGGTTGCTGTTTATCCCTTGTAAAGACGGTTTGAGTCATCATCCGGATGAACACGCAACTGTTGAAGATTTGAAGATGGGCTCAGAATTACTAGCCCGTTATTTGATGGAGGCAACGAAGATATGACAGAAATCGTGAAAGTCGGATTAATCGGACCTAAAGACTCGGTTAATGAAACGATGAAAGCGGCCGGCAGTTTAGACGGCATCGAACTAATCCCCTTTGTTTATGAGAAAACTGAGGAAACAAAAGAAATTATTCATGAAAATTCAGCCCGTATTGGTCATTGGCTATTTTCAGGGCCGGCGCCTTATCACTTCGCATTAAAAGAAAAGTTAATCGAAGCGGATCACGCGGATTATATTTTGCTGCATGGGTCGAGTTTACTCGGCACGATGCTGGACGCGATTATGCAGGAAGGTACAGTGTTATCGAGCATTAGCGTCGATTCGGTTCCGCGCCGAGAAGTATTGAAAATGCTGAAGGATTTCGATCTGGAAAAGATGAAAATCCATA is part of the Planococcus sp. PAMC 21323 genome and encodes:
- a CDS encoding CPBP family intramembrane glutamic endopeptidase, encoding MNTEKRSQRFFIGFVFIWSFVFWGIGIFLSLKDDVQLLENMEVLLGILNLTLSEELRTVTILYALAGYGPLLGAIFITLFIPETRRYFKGKFRFNTPLKYTFQIIALFAVITIVPGVTLVFKNGLDTSVTWSTVALLLLFFIYQLITAGTEEIGWRGYLLPSMLQKLTPWQASVRIGVIWALWHTPIILYVFYSQGLPVFQIIFSFAGFIAGTIAMSAVHTYYYLKTQNVVFNMFIHAVSNTFPMFVGMVLSSSYEVSVVTQLLLWVFVGIIIKKNKVFFDTVQNC
- a CDS encoding M20 metallopeptidase family protein; protein product: MKKQAQELFEEVRAFRRDLHENPELSGEEIETSLKIQKKLDEYGIEYSTGYAKTGVLGVIQGGKPGKTVGLRADIDALPILEKADVSFKSKFDGKMHACGHDAHTAMLLGVGKLLHEQKADIAGTVLLIFQPAEENAPTGGSEQMMADGIFDQYKPDVLIAQHVWPGLPAGQVGVIDGAIMGNSDRFQVTIHGAGGHASMPHQTVDAIIIATQVMSAVQTIVSRNANPMDSGVITFGKITGGYRYNVVADTVVLEGTIRSLSDDTKKLLKKRFHEVVQGTAQMMGGSCDIDYSDGYPATINTKRWAKVVRESAKRQLGDKGTPEVIGSMAGEDFGRFLKKYEGVYYWLGTSVGENQKPLHDPGFMIDEQALLVGTELMAKAALDVLAELNK
- a CDS encoding aromatic acid exporter family protein, translating into MRSFHFSGGRIVKTGIAIFLTATICLWFGWPPVFAVITAIVTIEPTVSDSIKKGLVRFPASAIGSAFAVLFISLFGNSPITYTLAAVATILACYRLNLHAGLLVATLTSVAMVEVIHDHVLVSFFIRLGTTSVGLLVSTAVNMLVFPPNYRKDILKSIQSISERAGNMLEQTFQTILFDSDANRQEEKLIVKELITEVSKTEKLIHFQRDESSLYPWVREREAELQMAEKQLLFLHNLEFHLDALLYIPLHKLTWTTSEREIIMNAVTELANDLKHSVDYDHEKHQCQLKNITDLFWDNSKNITASDALRPTEFPPEFTILYELITIYDLVDKFFDPESVKIEKNVEK
- a CDS encoding M20 family metallo-hydrolase; amino-acid sequence: MNSWLIEHLQRMNMTDALVRPEGFTREGYTSEETNAIRIFKEIAGELGLTVKEDAVGNIIARWEVPGGEEAAVATGSHLDTVPNGGAFDGGAGVVCSLGAVKLLKEADFSPKRPIEVICFRSEESSRFGVSTIGSKAMSGLLDPAIGTLKDQHGITLAEAVESQGFRWEDLLSAKRSKEELKSFVELHIEQGMHIVEHEKNYGIVKGVACPIRLAVTFNGKAGHTGTTPMDRRQDALAAAAPFVSFVQETALQLNDVYEKPLVATVSTLTASPNSMNVIPQTVTAGVDIRSVDDLLKKKMADAIQSEVARIEQVTGVSVTIEVLVNNPSVLLDETIAEQLFDAGNQEAYLAHRMDSGAGHDVMNMAQMWPSGLLFIPCKDGLSHHPDEHATVEDLKMGSELLARYLMEATKI
- a CDS encoding ABC transporter permease, whose protein sequence is MNMNLNMFKNDFKRNPAGNIALILFMTLSVTLVVAATIVVVQLTTSMTGMYKIAEPPHFLQMHKGEIDQEAIDEFTVSYEGVTSWQTSPMINVYGDDLRILGEQPFSLADSRLDISLVKQNTEKDLLLDSNRKVINVNKGEIGVPVIFLSSYDINIGDTIEYSSNGITKKFKVTTFVHDAQMNSTLVYSTRMLISDEDFVELFGNVGESEYLIETYFTDSGMASDFQSAYENAGLPQNGPAVTYQMIFLISAFTDILMAMIIILVSLLLVLVALMSIKYTLMASLEEEIGEIGTMKAIGMTHRDIRDIYLKKYKLMIALGIVIGYVIALALASFFTSHVSNTFGKQPLSIWTIGIPILACLSLYVISNHYCKKILKKIKKVTVVDALVFGKGFDQKKRVHDGLYKSKQIPINLLLSARETFYHFKGFFLIFISMMIVTSIMIVPMNLLSTLKSKDFIPYMGSSIGDVLVEIDIGENLENRYAALHDLIKTETDIKDYSEIKVVRVETANADKQWMNLRVGSGDAAGKKLKYIDGKEPIKENEIAVSKLNANEMGKQAGDKAILRFNGIEKTFFISGVYQDVTSGGMTAKSKYSFEGVKAEKYQLIVNVNDKVDIEEKAAEWSSEMGTGYDIQPMEELIDQTLGVVSKQVQVATIAVMTIGILMSAFIIVLFMKLRLIKDASQIAIIKAIGFTNKDVKKQYLYKMSMISFAGIMSGTIVSNILGEKIISLAFNIMGLGISELTFIVNLWIVFLFVPLVLLIVAASVTWFSTRNIKDYNIISLINE
- a CDS encoding ABC transporter ATP-binding protein gives rise to the protein MVDILQVKGLYKEFNETKILKGINFSVKAGEFVAIMGRSGSGKSTLLYNISGMDRATSGEIIFDGENISKFDDEKISHIRLQKMGFIFQKSHLLKTLSIRDNIVFPGFKANSESRENVNKYAEELMRRTGIDHVGSHDIKEVSGGQLQRAAICRAIINHPNIIFGDEPTGSLNSLASKEIMDILNEINKTGTVVILVTHDPKIAARADRVIFLSDGNIIDEITLDKYEAENFLERENKMVRWLAEQVF
- a CDS encoding amidohydrolase; translated protein: MANSIEQFMEEIEPYVIKQRRERHQYPEIGFAEYVTTYELSEQLVGKGFSLFYGTEFLTSDQRMGVPNNQLLKENEQRALEMGVPPEFLEKMKGGHTGFAAVLDTGRPGPNFAYRFDIDALPIEEADSLEHVPVQQGFRSQVAGMMHACGHDGHAAIGLGLASYLSKEKDNMRGKFTILFQPAEEGGRGAKAIVDKGWLDHIDYFMSGHVGIHDLPSGTVAATTSKFLASSKINAKFIGKSAHSGLEPNEGRNALLAAASAALHLHSIANHKDGATRINVGTLHAGAGRNVIADKALMEIETRGETNELDAYMQKNAERILQASAALYDVELELEHMGRSVSTTADHDFAKIVEQACVSSTSLKIVPHLEIGASEDVTYMIERVREQGGKATFMIFASPLPAGHHHPRFDYEEKALLAGLETIIRTTDYLLKEDGLRE
- a CDS encoding aldo/keto reductase — translated: MEKAIPEVTLNDGTTLPVMGLGTYGLWGNAGANAVSSGINAGYRLIDTAYNYENEGAVGEGIRRSGVAREELWVTSKLPGRYHTYEKALVAIQESLYRLQLDYFDLYLIHWPMPNQDTYVEAWQALIDAQKWGLVRSIGVSNFLPDHLERIIQETGVIPSLNQVELHPFFNQAHQRKVHADHGIQTQSWSPIAKAKDILTNDAIGKIAESHNKTIAQVVLRWQYQIGSVSIPRSTSPERQRENLAIFDFELSEAEMTSISELSRPDGRLFDMDPATHEEF